Genomic DNA from Bacillus kexueae:
AAGTCGGATTAATGGGTGCGATTGCCGACTCGGTCATTCAAGCAGGAGGCAACGTAATTGGTGTCATGCCTACTTTCTTAGTCGAAAAAGAAATTGCTCACCCTCATTTATCAGAACTGATCATCGTCGAAACCATGCATGAACGTAAAGCAAAAATGGCAGAACTTGCTGATGGGTTTATCGCTTTACCTGGTGGCCCTGGAACACTCGAAGAATTTTTTGAAATCTTTACCTTAGCTCAGCTAGGCAAGCATCATAAGCCATGCGGACTTTTTAATATGAACCATTACTATGACCCACTTATTCACTTTTTCAGC
This window encodes:
- a CDS encoding TIGR00730 family Rossman fold protein, translating into MKRIAIFCGSKNGASEVYVNGAIALGKELANRNITLVYGGAKVGLMGAIADSVIQAGGNVIGVMPTFLVEKEIAHPHLSELIIVETMHERKAKMAELADGFIALPGGPGTLEEFFEIFTLAQLGKHHKPCGLFNMNHYYDPLIHFFSHMEKEQFLHEQYRGLAIIEEDPSKLLNRFEQYESHLLSKQTN